Proteins encoded in a region of the Plodia interpunctella isolate USDA-ARS_2022_Savannah chromosome 27, ilPloInte3.2, whole genome shotgun sequence genome:
- the LOC128681587 gene encoding chorion class A protein L11-like has protein sequence MSPFAFLLLCIQACLIQQAYSQVLYGLGPRASGYGFGDVEVTAVEVDTIGGYGYNNGLNGIGGLGLTNAGGLGLTNAGGLGLTNAGGLGLTNAGGLGLVNAGGIGLAGAGLGINSGLGLNSGLGLGIGAAGFGGLGIAGGYGGVGNGALAVSGELPVAGTTVVTGAVPVLGAVSFSGNLPAAGAVSISGNCGCGGVPYGSY, from the coding sequence CAAGCGTACAGCCAAGTCCTTTATGGTCTGGGTCCTCGTGCTTCAGGTTATGGATTCGGGGACGTTGAGGTAACCGCTGTTGAGGTCGACACCATTGGCGGCTACGGCTACAACAATGGCTTGAACGGAATTGGCGGCTTGGGATTGACTAACGCTGGTGGCTTGGGATTGACTAACGCTGGTGGCTTGGGATTGACTAACGCTGGTGGCTTGGGATTGACTAACGCTGGTGGCTTGGGACTGGTTAACGCTGGTGGCATAGGATTGGCTGGAGCTGGACTCGGCATCAACTCTGGACTCGGCCTCAACTCTGGACTCGGTCTTGGAATTGGCGCTGCTGGATTCGGCGGACTCGGCATCGCCGGCGGCTACGGCGGCGTGGGTAACGGCGCGCTCGCCGTCTCCGGAGAGCTGCCAGTTGCTGGCACCACGGTCGTCACTGGCGCCGTGCCAGTGCTCGGCGCTGTGAGCTTCAGCGGCAACTTGCCAGCTGCTGGCGCCGTCTCCATCTCCGGCAACTGCGGATGCGGTGGTGTTCCATATGGGAGCTATTAA